The genomic interval ACAGTGGCTTGGAAGAGGGTCCTAGCATTAGTGATAGCACTTGAATTAGCTCAGGCTGTCTTGTTCCTGGGTCCATATTCTTATTAAATTATGCCACCTTAgttattcttttatttcactGAAGTACAACAGTGCTTTCAAAAGCAGAAAAGTAGGCTGGAGGGAGTGGTGTATTCAGTCCCATCTGCACGTGTAGTTCTTGGGTTCCTTGTCATGCAGATACATTTTTGTTTAAGTATAGAAAAACTGAATGTATCCTAGGTAAACATCAAGTTTAAATTGTGGTGGGCTTTGAAAAGTTGCAGTCTAATTTAAaacatagtttttcttttctttttacatagTTGTTCAAATATtgcttagttttaaaaatcaaatattaacaaatgtattttaaattgtttcatcTAAAGAACCTAAGGAAATCAGTGGTCATACCTCTGGTATTAAAAAGGCTCTGTGGTGCAGTGAGGATCAACAGATCCTTTCAGCTGATGATAAAACTGTTCGGtaagtaatttttctttaataatttaaagtttgaaaaatatttgacctTAGAGcttatatttgaaagttttttaTAACTACTATGTAGGAAGCATTGTGTCTGAACATTACAACTTTGGCTGTGCAGGGGTCAGATTTTTCTGAAGCTATCCATTTACTGTTATAAACATAGAGCAGAATTCACAAGACAGTTAAGACTACTGACACCTTTATAAGCAGATGCTCTTAACCCGGGTCAGTGGGCAGGCTGGCCATAGGGTGTCCAGTAAACCCCTGAAATTCtatacacagtttttttttttaagcattgatttttttttaaattaattaattaattaatttttggctgggttgggtctttgtttctgtgcgagggctttctccagttgcggcgagcgggggccactcttcatcgcggtgcgcgggcctctcactgtcgcggcctctcgttgcggagcacaggctccagacgtgcaggctcagtagttgtggctcacgggcctagttgctccgcggcatgtgggatcttcccagaccagggctcgaacctgtgtcccctgcattggcaggcagattctcaaccactgcgccaccagggaagccctatacacaGTTTTGTGAGCTGACACCTAATTATTTTTCTGTGGAAAGATAACTATCAGACTCACAAAAATCGAGTGTAAGAACCATTATTTAGAGCAACGCTGAAATTGATTAGGAGTGTCTTAATAGCACAGTTTTGCTGAATCATTTGGGAAGTATATTTAAAGTATTAGTTTTGATTTCACCGACAAGCTACCAAATAATTTGATGTTTTATGGGAACCCAAAATTTCTCAGTATCATCTGTAATTTATGAGTTGGAGTAGAGGTTGTTTTACAATTGTGGTTATTTCATTGGTTAATCTGCAGGTGTAATTTAAGCTATAAGCATTTTTCTTAAATGAGTAAATACCTCCTtattgtcctctttttttttttttttcttcagccttTGGGATCATGCTACTATGACAGAAGTGAAATCTCTAAATTTTAATATGTCTGTTAGCAGTATGGAATATATTCCTGAGGGAGAGATGTTGGTAATAACTTATGGACGATCTATTGCTTTTCATAGTGCAGTAAGGTATGTCTAAGAAataccttcatttccttttctggtaATACAGGGGCAGTTTAAGGTACTTAAAAATTGGAAGGCATATGCTAAGGTAtttaactcttttaaaggcaaatTTTGGCCTATGTTATGTAATATGGAGGGAAGTGTTTCCATACCCAGTAATAATGAGTTTTTTAAGAATTTGGTATGCTTTAATCAGAGGAATTAATCAAATTAATTTCCAGATATTTAGGACATTtattggtaaaattcaccaatttttactcagtatttttcttaaaagaatcaCTAGACTGGTGCTGTAGTTTATATTGTTCATTACTCTATAAAACCTCTGTGATCTTGATTCTgctatttatttcactttaaaatttcagagaaattagtgattttttttttctgcttccaagTATGGTATAGacctaatgatttttttaaaaacagacttaatttttatgactataaatgtattaaatgttgatgttgaaaatttggaaaatataatttttaaaaacctacagtCCTACAGCCAGAAGGTTCGTGGTAGCTGTATTTTTTGCTAGTCTTTTTTcttcgggtgtgtgtgtgtgtgtgtgtgtgtgtgtgtgtgtgtgtgtgtatgtattagtgttggtttgtttctttagttACTAGTACCCTAATgagcataatttttatttttttattctaaaatactcTTAGCCATTAAACTTCTTTGCAAACAGTTTTACTAGGTGCTTTGCATCATAGATTACACTAAATCGTGTATCAGTTCCCCTGTTTTAACACTGCAGTGAGATTTGTGGTACATCTCTTGAATGTTTCTTTACAAGAGAATCCTGTAGGTAGAATTATCAGTTCAAAGGTTAGGAGTGTCATGGCGGGAGCAGTCTGCAGCCCGCGTGCTGCTTTGTCACCTGCCCCATCCTGCCTGCCACGGCCCTGGGTGGGTGCCTTCCACACGTTGTGCAGTCTGCTCTCCAGTGGGTAGATTCACAGAGAAACATGACAACAGAAAATGGTGTTGGAACAGTGGGAATCAGCAGTTTTTCACAGGAAGCTTTGGGAGATGTTGTCTAGTGTAGTCTGCCTGAAGTTGGAACAAAGTTGAACAAACAAGATGAGTTTGGTGCTTTGTAAAGTGTGAAAACTGCTAGTGAACTCTGTTCTCCTCTATCAGGAGAAGTAAGTGAAGTTAATGAAGCCCTTGCAGAAAAGCCAGGACTTGTCAGTAAATCTTGTTGTGAAGATCAAGACGACACTGAGTAAACCCTTCAGAATTAGATGAACTAATGGGTGAAGAAGCATGtgagaaatacataaaatgtattGAGGAGTGAAAGTGGAACCCCTAAATAAACtagtttgaaacaaacaaaacaaagggtGGCAATGTGTTTAAAGTTCTTAGGAAACATGCCACTTACTTGATTTCCATAAGGAATATACCACATTATACTCTGACCAGCAGTCCTAACCTTTTCTCTAAAGGGCCACTTGCAGAGCTAAGCTTCACTGaatggcagaaggaaagagaaggcagtCATAATGGAGACGAGCAATTAAGAATGTAAAAGAGTTCATACACACACAGTGaattgataataatagtaatgttattgataataataatgttattgcTCAGAACCATTAAATTGTACAACTATGTTCATTGCTTCTGGATTTGGGCAGCGTGCAGCCCTGCTGTAGAACGTTGCCTgaaatggtggtggtggaggtttGCTGGCCTGTTAAATATACTAACATTTAAGTCAGAAAGTTGCTATTCAGTGATCCTGTGTAAGTCAGCCTTAATTTTTCATGCTTTGTAGTGTGTGATGATGGGAGTAGGATGGCAACATTTCGGAGCTGAAATACTCTGATGTTGTGTGTTGGAAGCCTTTTAGGATTTTTAGGGTTAGACTGGAAAAGAGCCGATGTCCAAACTCATTGATGTTCAGGTGAAGCTACTGTTACGCATTGATTTTTGTTATGTAGCTGTAGTCTCAGACTTAGTTATTGTTTTATAGCCTGATAGTTAAAAACTGATCCATTTTTAGCAGTTTTATATTTCACAGTTTTAAAGGTTTTTCCTGTTGCAGAAACTTATAAATTCTCAGCAGttgaaaataatatacaaataatcCTTTATATTAATTACTTACTGTAAAAACTTTTTCTGTTTACAAAGATAATGCATGCTTGTCCTAAAAAAATTAGACAATgcagaattaaatttttttcaaagcaaaaatCCCAGTATATTAGCCCTACTGTTTTAATTAGCCAGCCCAGTCATTTTCAGGAAGGCATTCACTGCACAAAATGTGGATATCCCTTTGTGGAAGTACCTTGGTATTTTGCGGATGAACTCCACTTGGGCATAGTATCCTTctgaattttttatctttttgctagtattatttagaggggttttttttggtgtttttactctttttttttttaaattgaagtatagttgatttacaaggttgtgttaatttctgctgtacagcaaagtgattcagttatacatatacatacattctttctttatattcttttccatgatggtttatcacagaatattgaatatagtcccctgtgctctacagtagaaccttgttgctatccattctttatataataatttgcatctgctaatcccagactcccactccgtccctccctccctgccctgcgaCCACCAGTCTgtgctctgtgtctgtgagtctgtttctgttttgtaatttcatttgtgtcatattttagattccatatgtaagcgatatcatatggtatttgtctttctctttctgacttacttactatgataatctctaggtccatccatgtagctgcaaatagcatcatttcattcttttgtatggctgagtagtattccactgtatatatgtaccacatcttctttatccattcatctgttgatgggcatttacgttgtttccatgtcttggctattgtgaatagtgctactatgaacataggggtgcatgtagctttttgaattatagttttgtctggatatatgccaggagtgggattgctggatcatatggcaactgtatttttaattttttaaggaacctccacactgttttccatagtgactgcaccaagttacattcccaccaacagtgcaggagggttcccttttttgcacacctagagggtttttttttttttttaacatcactgTGTTTGACCAAATGAATATTGGATTATTCCTTGAGTTTCAGAGTTTAGGAACAGTTTAAATGTATAATTGTTTCcttgtattatttattaaatattaaaaatttataaatattatctaaatttttttctagtttggaCCCAATTAAGTCTTTTGAAGCTCCTGCAACCATCAATTCTGCATCTCTTCATCCTGAGAAAGAATTTCTTGTTGCAGGGGGTGaagattttaaactttataagTATGATTATAATAGTGGAGAAGAATTAGGTGAGTTGTCcacttttttttaagatgatgTAGGTACCTTGATCAAATGTTAGGTTTCAGCGATTAACACCTCAGCCAAGTTTTTAGCTGCTACTTTGTTTTTAGCTGTCTTGCTTTACCATCCAATGAACTTCAGCTTGTTAGAATTATacacaaagaataaaagacaattttatgttttgtttctttgggaaaACTGATGGATTTGGGTTGGGTAAATCGAACCTTGGTGAATAGACTAAATAGAatctattttaattgtttatggTTCATCCTTTATTGCTTGCAtgtaagttactttttaaaaaaattttatttatttttggctgcattgggtcttcgttgctgtgcgtgggctttctctagttgtggtgagctggggctactcttcattgtggtgcgcgggcttctcattgtggtggcttttcttgttgtggagcacgggctcagtagttgcggcatgtgggctctagggcacgcgggcttcagtagttgtggcacttgagctcagtagttgtggctcatggctcttgagtgcaggctcagtagttgtgatgcgcagacttagttgctccgtggcatgtgggatcttcccagaccagggattgaacccgtgtcccctgcattgctaggtggattcttaaccactgcgccaccagggaagtccctataagtgACTTTGCCATTGTTCTTATTTAATGTCACTTTTCAGAGTTTTAGAATGTTTTGGCCACATGTTTTATTCtctgaaaaagagaagtaaattatTTGCCTGGTATCTGAGGTCACAATTAGTGAATACTGAACCTTGGACCCAGACATTCTTATTCCAAAATCTCATATTCTTTCTATTCTCATGATAATTTTTTACACTCATGATAACATGATCATGATATTCTCTGGGGGAAGCTAATGCGTGAGTGTCCTTGAGTTGAATAGACATGGAGGCAGAACAGGATCACTGGTCTAGTAAACAGCTTTGAAAACTGATAAGGTGATAAGGCATTAGAAAGTAAGCGAGAAAAGTTCATAACTAAGGATATGCCTTAAACAGAACAACACCGCTACTAATCTGTACATTTTCTCTTTAAACTCCATATAGGATCATCACTGATCCGATATCTTCATGTTCTGTGTGACAGAACGACTAGTGGACTCTAGGTAGACGGCTGGGAAATTAAGAGGCAGAGTGTGTAAAAGAGCTCCATCTGGTGGCTCTCTATAGGCATAATAAGAGTTGGTTCCCTAGTAAACAGACAGTGAGTTTGGGATTTGGAAATGGGGATTGAATTCACAGACTTTAGATCTGCTTTCTGTAGATTTTAGAGGGGTTTTCATTTActccctttctttatttttattgggacATGATGCCtcagttttttgtatttttttttttttagagacagTGTGAAACCATAGTGTGTGCTAGGATTGCAAAGGACTAATCTTACAGAGATATTGTAGACATGATGAACCAGTTTGTGATGAGAATCACTTTATTTTCAATTAGGTATAGTTCTTTGACTTTGCCGTCATGAATTTCACATCTTCCCAATAATGTAGACAATTATTTTCTCTAGTGTATCAATACTTAAATGTCATGTTTAAGTATTAAATTATCTAAAagcccttctcttctttttcagaatcctACAAAGGACACTTTGGTCCCATTCACTGTGTGAGGTTTAGTCCTGACGGAGAACTCTATGCTAGTGGTTCTGAAGATGGAACATTGAGACTATGGCAGACTGTGGTAGGAAAAACATACGGCCTTTGGAAATGTGTGCTTCCTGGTAAGAATTTTTATTCatgattttgtatcatttttcattgttaattttgtttcagcatttctgtctttatagattttaaagtatataatatggttacagcaaagagaagcccgtgACTAATAAATCATCCATTGTGTTctttggtttaaatttttttgttgtacaatatattctgtTCCTAAATTTTTACCCTAGATCATTTGGTGAATGGAATACACCTAATTCAAAATTTGCTAGAGGACAGTATAAAGAACTTATAAGTAAATGTATTTAATCTCTGAATACTACTACTTAGTGATTCTTACTAGTAGacatgttttttaataaaaatacttagtTATTGATCCCAGAGTAGTTGTAGTATGGATCTAAAAGTATGAATCTAAAAGACATACTTTTTTAGAATCACAATTATTAAGAAAGCTGTTCCTCTCATGCTTTGTAGCTCATCGCTTGGCATAGTCTTGGCGTACTCTTCTTGCTTGTTAAATGCTAGAAATTGCTAGTGATATTATAATTCACATAATcatcattgcttttattttcatagaaGAAGATAGTGGTGAGCTGGCAAAGCCGAAGATCAGTTTTCCAGAGACAGCGGAAGAGGAGCTAGGTAAATACTAACAATTAACTTCTGTAGAGTCCTGGCGGATTGAAAATTGAAGTGTTAATGTTAGCTTACTCATTGACAAAGGGAATTTATTCAGTATGAACATATACTTAAAGAATAGAAagtttaaatatgtgtatatttatatatacatgtttacAAGACAAATATTTAAATACCTACTGCATGGTAGTAGCCACGGAGATGTATTACGTATTATGGACGTGACTGATGAGGCTACTCTTACAGAACTTAGTGTCTAACTTAGGAGGCAgatgccaaaataaataaatagttacaggggcttccctggtggcgcagtggttgagaatctgcctgccgatgcacgggacacgggttcgagccctggtctgggaagatcccacatgccgcggagcaactaggcccgtgagccacaactgctgagcctgcgcgtctggagcctgtgctccacaacaggagaggccgcgatagtgagagacccgcgcaccgcgatgaagagtggcccccacttgccacaactagggaaagccctcgcacagaaacgaagatccaacacagccataaattaattaattaattaattaattaaaaaaaaataaataaatagttacaaTTGTAGTTTTTACTTAACGCTTGTTAAGCACTTACTACATACCAAGCGCCCTTCCCCAAATCTAGAATTACAAATTGTAATGCGCTCTGATCATATAATAATGTTTGAAGTTGGAATAAATAAAGGAGGGAGCCAGATCTTTCAAAGATCTGACTTTAATTCAGTGTTTATTAGGTAGTTGAAGTCACTGAAAATTTAGCCTGGAAGAGGGGCCCCTTGGAGGTTAAGTTATGGTGTAGAAGAGTTTGATGGGAAGTGTGTGAACTCTTTCTTCATTGCTTTTTCAGTGGCCTGAGCCCATCATTCACAGAAATGTAGAgttgcttctttcctttcttaaattGACtattgtgactttttgtttttgaattgtaGAAGAAATTGCTTCAGAGAATTCAGATTCCATCTATAGTTCAACTCCTGAAGTTAAGGCCTGAGCATCAGGCAGATGTACACAACTTATGGACTaaaacaaacagagaaaagcATCAGCCTCCAGAGTTACTCTCTGCTTAAGGCAAACATGAGCAGTAAATAATGAGGAATATGAATTAGCTCCAGTGCTGGAACTAACCAACTTGGTGATACCTATAAGTGAAAACACAAGAGTATCAGCTGAAGGCAGATGGAGTTATACTCTTGTAGTATGATGGTCTGTTGTCTTTTTAATGCATATGTGCAAACCAACATCCAATTTCTCTTATTACAGGTAGATTTCTTGTAGCTGTTTATGTTATTATGAAGAGGGAAAATATATTGGcttatttttctgacttttccCTTAAAGCAGAAAGCCTTTTTTTTGCTTTAGTTATAAAGAAGAGGGGGATACATGATAAAGTAACTggtttgatttctctttcattgtACACTGTTTCTGAACATCTAATTGTTTTTAGTTGTCTAAATAAAATGCCTCTAAAACAAAACTGCGTTTGTTTCTTGGGAAAAATTGATAGGTTTGAGTTTTATAAATGGAAATTGCCAGAAAGTTTTTCTACATCATAACTATATCGAAAGACAACCCGGTTAAAGAATCTGTAGTGAACATAAATTGTTTCCTGATTTTGAAATTCAATTACTTGTACTggagttttgaaatttttatgtgCTTTGGTAGGGTTGTATATACCTTTCTTCCTCCTAGATTGGGTAGGGATACTTgacctgccttttaaaaaaaactttcagaaTAATGGCTTATTTAAATACTTgctggttaaaagaaaaaaaaaaaaagcaattcagaAATAGCAGAAAGATAGCAGAAAAATCACTCAAAATCCCACTACcccaaaaaaatctattaaaattgaGTGAACATTAACACACATGAGTGTACCTCTGAATGTGTATATGCAGATAGATAGGaaagattttataaaaatgggGTAATTGTAGACCTGCaatgtttgttttactttatccTTTTAAGTTCAGGTGGTATtcaaaaagcctttttttttttttaccaaccttttaataaaatgaatcaaCTGAGTTTAGATTtgtgatacatttattttttaatatggaagGAATATATTGAACTAGTAGTTTGGAAATACTTTAGAGAAATGAATAACATCTCTGCCAAACTGCTTTTTCTCTATCTTGTGAATGACCCTTGATAACTTTCCTTCAAAGGAATAACCAACCCAAAAATAAGTTTTTGAGGATTTCTGGTAAACTGGCAGAAAGCACAGTAGGCTGTGACTGCCTTAGAGGGCCAAGAGAGGTGTGTCATGGGGAGAGGCAGCTGATAATTAACACAGGGTCTCACAGCGTGAGGGTGTTTTCTTGTCAACTTGCTACGTGCCTGGTTCTCTGCTTTGCAGCAGCAGTATTGTCAGTGTACCACAGACTCTAATCCTTGTCTGACTTACCTTAAATACAGTTGAGATTTATATGCACCAGATTGGCATTTTGAAATTGCTTGGTATTTATGAAGTTTATGACCAAAGGAAGTTCTATTCAGGTTTcataaaagtcaaaagaaaatacagatgcgTACTTAACACCATCACTAGGTGGCATATAGCTTGAAATCTGTAAAAGTTGTTTTAAGTTTATGAGTTGAAGAATTTCAGGCCATGGAGCTCTGTCATACCATAGCTTATACTTGTGTGATTAGCGAGTTCATGTTGGTCAGATCTCTGGTTGACCGTACTGTATTAATTGTCAAGTTCTTAGGTTTTTAGATTCTGGTTACCCAGTCAAGTCATTTTAGGTTTTGGCTTTTGCCGGATTAATAAGAGTTGCTTATGATCGTtaactaaaatcaaggtgttggcagagctgcattccttctggaaacTCTAGGagaaaatctgtttcctttttccagcttccagaggccactggcattccttggctcatggtcccttTCTCCGTCTTCAAAGCTGTCAacatagcatcttcaaatctctgagTCTCCTGCTACCCTCTTTCACTTATTAAAAGGAcatttgtgattacattggacccacctggataaaCTCCTCAGTTCAAGATCCTTAATACCATctgtaaagtcccttttgccatgtaaggcaaCATttgcaggttccagggattaggatatggacatTTTTTGGGGGCCATTAGTCTGTTTTCCAGACCTTCTAATGGTAGAATCCTATAGTAGAAATTTAGCAAAAAGTTCAAGTATATATATACGAAAATTGCATCTGTCAAAGTCTCAAGTGTCCTGCGTGTTTCTAACCCAGTGGTCACTTTTCTATTCTCATCTTACTAAACCTTCAGCAGCATTCAATAGTTGTCTACTTCCTTGTTtttgaaatactttatttttttcacttctctgcaACTTCTGTCACACTCCTGGTTTTACTTAAATCTTTGACTGCTTCTGAATTTGCCAATTCCTCCTTTTCTGCTTCAGGTCTGATCTGTAGTTTCTAGCCCTGCTCTCCAAAGGGAAAACTCATTGTGGGATTCAGTGTTTTCTGAAATCTTTCAAATTCGTATATCCAGCCTGCTGCCCTGAGCACCAGAGTTTAATGGCATAGTTGATGTTCTACCTTAACCTTTAGTAAGCATTTAAGACTTACCTGTGGAAAACAAATCTTAATTTCTCAACCAAACCTATTTCCCCCTCAACTTGTTACCCATTCTGATAATGGGCACTGCCTAAACTGAAAGACATAAAGTCCTTAAGTCTGTTCTCTTATCCCTATTTTTAGTCTATATGTAAGTTCTGTGGGTTCTCCTGCGTCTGTGCTTGCCTCATGTCCACTGTTACCACCCTAGGCCAGGCTCCCTCTATTTCTCACGTAGACTGCTGCAGTGCCTTCCTAACTGTTCCCTCTTGCCCCTACTCCCTCACCCTGCCCTCATGCCATCCATTTTCTACACAGTAGGAAAGGTAATTGCTTTAGGACTTGAAGAGGCTGAGTGTCTTGTTTAAATCCATAGTGTCTTCCTATCATACCATGTTTTTACTATTTTCTGACTCTTGCTGCCTTTGtgacttttcatttttcccttgcttgtACTGCTCTAGCCTCAGTGGCTTCATTTCACAAGCCCTTTTCACCTGGCTTGCTATTTCTGCTACTTGAGCCACTCTTACTTAAATATATGCATGGCTGACCCTTTCTTGTGATTCAGGTCTCAAGTCCTGTGACCCTCTTGTCACTTGCTATTTTGCCCTATTTTATTCAGAGTTCTTACCACTGTCTGAAATGACCTCGTATATTTTTTGTCTTCACCAATACTGCTTTGCTTAGAAAGGTGGCTGGTATATCATAAGTGCTCAGTAGATGTTGAAACAAGTCCCTAAATGAGCACCAGATCTTACCAGACCAGTAAGATTATTTTTCAGTTATGCAGCAGACCATTCTCTCCACTGAAGAGTCAGACGTGGCCGGAACCTACTCAAAACACTTGCCTCTCCAGTGAATTCATGTACAGCTTCATCGGACTTGAGATCCAATAAACTAGGAGGACTTCAGCTTGTGTGATACAGTCTCCCCATCTCCACCCTGCTTCCCATTCCTCCTCTGGTGCTTCCTCTCTTATGTCCTAACGTCATGGTAGCTCAAATCCTGCCTACGTTTTAGTAATTTACCCTACGAATCATTGCTTCTCCGTGTCATCTAGAGGTTTCTTCTAAGAAACCAGGATTGAGTACAGTCAAGTCTCTTGAGAAATTTTCGTGTCAGTAAAGAAAAGTTGAACACATTCATTTTAATGTCTACAAAATAGTAAAGATGTACCATAATAACTTAAAGGTTACATGTTTTAATAGTTCAAATTCAATGGAATTATTAATTTAGGTTCCTGTTT from Balaenoptera ricei isolate mBalRic1 chromosome 10, mBalRic1.hap2, whole genome shotgun sequence carries:
- the STRAP gene encoding serine-threonine kinase receptor-associated protein; this encodes MAMRQTPLTCSGHTRPVVDLAFSGITPYGYFLISACKDGKPMLRQGDTGDWIGTFLGHKGAVWGATLNKDATKAATAAADFTAKVWDAVSGDELMTLAHKHIVKSVDFTQDSNYLLTGGQDKLLRIYDLNKPEAEPKEISGHTSGIKKALWCSEDQQILSADDKTVRLWDHATMTEVKSLNFNMSVSSMEYIPEGEMLVITYGRSIAFHSAVSLDPIKSFEAPATINSASLHPEKEFLVAGGEDFKLYKYDYNSGEELESYKGHFGPIHCVRFSPDGELYASGSEDGTLRLWQTVVGKTYGLWKCVLPEEDSGELAKPKISFPETAEEELEEIASENSDSIYSSTPEVKA